The genomic interval TACGCCCGGTCAACACGCGCGTGCCACCATTCTTTTCCAATCTACTTCCTGAAGGCCATCTCAGGGAGTACCTGTCTGCTCGTGCCGAGGTGAATCCGGAGCGTGAGTTCTTCCTTCTGAATGCTCTCGGCACCGACCTTCCAGGTGCCGTGACAATCGCCCCGACAGATGTCGAAGCTGCCCGGGGTGGTCATGGGCAAGTCGAGGCAACCGCTTACAAGCAAGCTGCCCATACCATGCGGTTTTCCCTCGCCGGCGTTCAGTTGAAATTCTCGGCCATCATGGAGGCTGCTGGCGGGCTTACGGTGCCCGCAAATGGAACCGGTGGTTCCTGGATCGTCAAGCTGCCGTCCGCACGATTCCCGGCCGTGCCGGTGAATGAATTCGTGATGATGGAGCTTGCCCGCCGTATCGGTATCCCTGTGCCGGAGGTAAAGCTGATCCCCCTTTCGGAGATTGCAGGTTTGCCGGCGGATATCGGTGACATGGAAGGGCACGCGCTTGCGGTCGAGCGTTTTGATCGGCTGCCGGACGGCCGGCGGATTCACATTGAGGACTTTGCCCAGGTCTTCGGGTTGTTCCCGGAGCGCAAGTACGAACGCCGAAACTATGCCAACATTGCTGCCGTTCTCTGGGCGGAAGCAGGCGGGGAAGCCGTGAATGATTTCCTGCGCCGCCTGGTGTTTTCCGTGTTGATCGGAAATGCCGACATGCACCTGAAGAATTGGTCCCTGATGTACGCGGATGGCCGCACGCCAACGCTATCACCGGCTTACGACTTCGTTGCCACACTGCCTTATCTGCCGAACGACAAGCTGGCTCTGAGCTTTGGCGGAAGCAAGGATATCCATGGTATCAGCCAGGAGCAGATACGTCGCTTTGCAGATCGCGCAGGTTTGGCTGTCAGTCCCTTGTGGCGTCTGGTCGAAGAGACGGTTCAGGAAACCATGGAGACTTGGCGCGAACACAGTGCCAAAGACCTGCTGCCGGACAGACTCCGAAGCAGCATCGATACGCACCTGCAGACAGTCGCCAAGTCCGTGGAGCCCACAGCGCGTGGGTGAGTTTCAGACTTGCTTCGTTCGGGGGTTCGGACTTGGCCAAGTCGTTAGCAGCAGGCATCCGATCCATTCTTGAGACTGGATTTATATCCTATGGTTGTCTCAGTTCGCTATCGATGCTTCGATATGGTTTCATGAAGGTCTGCATTCGTTGCCGTTCCTTTCGCCCACTGGAGCCCTCATGAACTGCTTGTTTGAAGTGTGCATATCCACCTGTTTTTGGTTATGCTGGAATTCACCAAGTCATTGATGAATAGCCCACAAAGGCAAGCTGGTACTTGCATTAGTGGACCAGATTATC from Fodinicurvata sediminis DSM 21159 carries:
- a CDS encoding type II toxin-antitoxin system HipA family toxin, with protein sequence MNERRKHEPSALVVYLYGRRVGIITRLAGERNLFAFDEDYIEDPERSTLSLSFKTPSDGVVTEIRPVNTRVPPFFSNLLPEGHLREYLSARAEVNPEREFFLLNALGTDLPGAVTIAPTDVEAARGGHGQVEATAYKQAAHTMRFSLAGVQLKFSAIMEAAGGLTVPANGTGGSWIVKLPSARFPAVPVNEFVMMELARRIGIPVPEVKLIPLSEIAGLPADIGDMEGHALAVERFDRLPDGRRIHIEDFAQVFGLFPERKYERRNYANIAAVLWAEAGGEAVNDFLRRLVFSVLIGNADMHLKNWSLMYADGRTPTLSPAYDFVATLPYLPNDKLALSFGGSKDIHGISQEQIRRFADRAGLAVSPLWRLVEETVQETMETWREHSAKDLLPDRLRSSIDTHLQTVAKSVEPTARG